DNA from Nematostella vectensis chromosome 5, jaNemVect1.1, whole genome shotgun sequence:
TCTTTAGTAGCGATAGGAGAGAAGTTCTTGATGTacgaaagaaaataaatgtaaaagttTTGCGCCTGTGCGGCTTTATTCTTGTCGAACAGCGAAATAGAACCGAAGGCGTATCAAACAATCACTGTCGCCCTTCTGAATCGTCCTACAAAAATATTCTTTGCATTTTTACGTCTAGGAAAGATTGGTTTCACTCAAATTTTCTGAGCTTCTGAGTCAAACAAAGTCTGTTAGTCTAATTcgcaacttttaaaatttcgatgcgactttttgtaatggtgtcattgaaatttgcaGCTTTTATCTTAGAGTTAATAAATAACGCCATACCGAATAgctttttcaaataaggttgcactctgGGACTTCATGTGACACTTGGTCCCCTAAAACCAGAATGATGTTTAGGTGTAAATAATTAAGAATGTCAAGGTTTTCCAAAACCTGGAATAGTCTTTAATCTCTTTTGTTTGCGCTTTCTAACCCATTAAATACTGCGGGATGCGACTCATAAATTCTCCCAGTGCAACCATATCTAGGCATGTACATACAGTACACTGACTTTCattgatttttgttttctcattcCAGGGCAAGATGGAACTGGAAGAGACTCATAATATTTGGAAGCAGAGGACGCATGTGATGAGATACTTCAAGGAGACTGAGAACCAGAGGAGATCAGACTTCCTGGGACGATTTTATGAAGGATATGACTAGTTCTTCATTTTGCCTCTATTGTAAATGTCTTGCTTTATGCCCTGTGAGTTGTTATCTTAGTGTGTGTTCaacaaaatgataataaaatgctttttaACACTTTTCTCTTGTTGTATTGTCGAAGGTAGCGCAAAGTAATCAATCTAGCACTTGGTGCGTGGAAAAAAATGCGTTTGTGTGTTTCTATTTAATTCTGTCTTTAATAattcgggtttttttttcaattttcttatatcaatatatttgtttattaatttttttttcattatccTAATTTCGATTATTTACAATTTATTTCCGCTTTCCTGTTCAAGATGTTTCGCGTTACTTTCTCGGAATTCACATTCATAAAGTCTTGCTAGTCGATGTGAGCCAGGAAAAGGCTTTTTGCATGGATGATTGATTAGACAATTTCTTGTTGTGAATATTATGAAAAGAACGTGTGGATAAGAGTCCCAAATGGAcacttttctttttgtctATTTTCGCATTCACTTAACATTCAGTCAACAACAAAGATGATCAACAATTCAAATCCGTACGAAATTGTGATAAAAATAACACTGCTCGCATTTAGGTTATTATTGGCGTGAAGAACCTCGTCATCCcatgaaaagtaaaaaaaaattgtccaGCTGCCCCATCGAAAATGCTTTCTCATTTGGTTTCCCGTATTATTTCTCAACAAACTATAATTAAAAGGATTTTGAGTGAGTTCTAGTAACTGTTGTCAAGGGCTTCAGTCCGTAACACGAGAGAGCAAGTTCTTACAGGAAGTGTGCACCAAAAGCCTTATCCATACTCTTGAGTAGCCAAGTGTCACACTGACATCTAAGACTAACATCCGAGGTGTTATAGCAACAGCATAACAAAAGTAGGCTAGATAATTTAGACTTTCTTAAAGTACCACCCTCTCTACCACTGTTCATATTCCGGCGACCCCGCTCGCTTAGGTTCGCTTCAGACTCCTCCATTACGGACCTCTCTCGACAGAGTGACTGTGACGGCGACTTGGAGCAAGTCTATTAACCGCACTACCCAGCAAACATGGCAACATGAGCGCCAACAAATAAGGTATGCTAGATCATTGGGCTGACAATAGTAGCTTGATAATTAACTTGGCGAAATTGGAGATAAAGGATATACTCTCCTTAAAGCAGGTGGCCTTAGAGTTATCAATTTTTAGTCCCAATCCTGAGTAGCTACGtgcaaaaagataaaatcaaCAACGCTGACATCACCATAGTTTCATCTACAGCTTTAAATAACCGACTCGTCTATTAAAGAAACCGAGAAATAAGTTACAGCACGGAAGTCCACAGTCAAGACTGTGCTTGTCTTACGGAAACGAAAAGCGATGGAGTGCGCCAACTGTTCCTTCAACTCATCGACAAAGATACCTTTGACATTTGCGGAGGTTATCGGGAAGCCACAAGTAGCGCTAATGTTCGTCTTTCTCACGTTTTTGATGCTTTGGATACTGGTTGGTAATTTCTTGGTGGTTTGGACGGTGTATGTGACACGAAGGATGCACTTTGCTGCCTTCTACTTCGTGGCGAGTTTGTCAGTGGCTGACTTTCTGGTTGGCCTGCTGGTTCTGCCTATATCGATAGCGTATCATCTTATTTACGAAATGAAAGGTAAGGTGAACACTTTCATAATCTTCTGCTTCTAGCAGTTTTGAAATCGATCTAGAGTTAGAGGGTAGCATTACGGACTTCTGAGAATTCTATGGCAACACCTTTAAGATCTCAGCGTTGTTTTTCTCTGCCATCTCGTGGGTTTTTCAACAATTATGTTTCATTCGAGTAAATctggttttcttttcttttcctttctcATTTATTTCGAAAAATGATTACGGCTAGATTATGTTCTCCCTGGAAAGTTTTATTGTTAACTAATatactttgttatttttagaaaaaaattgtatGCGGCAATAACCCGTAATTGACACAATAAATACGAATTTGTCTGCCTGTTGTAATTGACAAGTGATGACGGTTATTATGCAAGAGGGGTTAAATATTGAGAATATGAAAAAACCTATGCGTCACTCTGCGATAATATCCTACTATCCAAGGTCTTGTCAATCCTCGAGGACTATCTTTGCTCAATCCTGATAATAATTTGTCCAAATACATAACGAAAGAATAGCTTTTTGAAACGTTACCTGTCTAGTAACGTATCTATTGAAAAGCTCAAAGTATAGTGCAGCTTTCGAAATCTTTTTTGATTCCGTTCCAAGTTCAGTGTTGCTTGGACTTTGGTGAGTATTATATTTTTGCCCAAGtggataaaataaaaacgggaaaaaaaatggcaagtacGGTATTTTACCCCTTGCGTAGTCAAACGTGAAAGCGTTTCTTATTTTTAGCCTATGATACGGTAAAATGCTTCTTCTAGAGACTCAAATTGGTATCTATTCCTTACTAAATCATAGCGGAAGTGTTGcttttgcctaaaaaatgacTTCAGAGAAGAGGATGGGCTTTTTTGTTGAAACAATTTGGCACAGGTGttttttatctaattattCTTTGCTACTCCTATTAGTTTTCCCTTTGCGATCTCTGTGTTACTCAGGTTTTCTTCTTTACCTAACGTGTCGAGAATAACATAATGTTCCTATTCACTATGATACTAGCGATTTTTTAAAAGTGTGGTTTTCTTCCAGCGGGTGATTTTAGGTCCGCTCGGGAAGAGTCCGGGAAGTGTTCAGCTTTGTTTTTAGAATAGTTCTTTATCATTTGTAACATATTTTGCAAATTAACGGAATATTGAATATCGAATGTTGTTTTATCTCCGCGTTTATATTCCCGTGTCCGTTTGCTGAAATGTTGATTGGTGGGGCTTCCTTGGGCGGCAAGACCTCAAAGGAATGATAGTAATAACATTCGACTGCCTGAAACAAATCACAAGTCCATTAATACTTTTCCTTTCTAAAacacttttaaaataaattaccAAAGGTAGATACACTTTATTCTCGCGAATGACATAAGTGTCTTTTCTATCGTATAATATACGTGTCTTTTCTGTATTATTCCCTAATGATAAGTCAACGATCGAGATGATTCTACTTTCAATTTTCAAAGTTAGTTGATTCTTTGAACTCCTGAACAGTAATTTGCACTTGCTGATAAAAAAGTTCTCCATCATTCATATAACGCTGAATAAATATAATCGATAGAAACAGGATTTGTTATCGCGGTCAGTTTCCGCATTCTACGTGCTAATtagaagaaaaataacaagaaacgGGAAGAGAATGAACATTTTCCATATTCATGGGAAAAAAGGGAAAGCGAAAAGTAGAATACGGTTAGCATTATTCACGTTGTTTTAAGTAAAAGCCTTTGCCTTTACGTAAATAATTTTAAACTTCGTCTGCTATTGTGGAATAAATGTGACTTATCAAGTTTTGTCAGGCGCGTACTTACGTGGGCGGGCCAAAaattgggtcatttcttatattGGAATTTTCAAATACTGTGCTTTTTCCATGTGATGATCCAGATGACTGCGCACTCTATAGTTTAAAAAACCACcccttgcccctcccccctctctgATAGCGCGGAGCTACAGCTATGTGTGATCGATGgaaagtttctttgtcatGAAATAACCAGCTAAAATCCTTGACTCTTGCGTATTTTTCAGGTCAATGGACATTTGGACTCCACACGTGTAACTTCTGGCTATTCGCTAACTTCTGGTTCTGCTCGGCGTCTGTCTTCAACCTGTGTCTTGTCAGCTGGGATCGATATGTCGCCGTGACGTCACCACTCCACTACCAAACGCGCATGTGCGAGGAGCGCGTCGTCAAACTGATCGCTGGAAACTGGGCGTGGTCGCTTGTCCTGGCGGGATGTCTCATCATCGGTTTTCACTTCTCTCAGCAGAGAGTGATTTGCTCCGTGAAGGGAATAGACCCAGAGATTCTCCTTGTTGCTGTAATAACCATGTTTATACTACCTTGTATTTTCCTTGTCTTCGTCAACCTTAAAGTATGGTTCATAACGcgtcgccatcaccatcaaatCGGGATTAGCAAAACTCTTGAGCTTTCATGTACCACACGCTATCCCGAATCGATTCCGCAAGAAAACCCGCGCAAGTGGTCGATCCCGCGGGACACATGCGAACTAGGTCGCCTGTCAAAAAGAAGCTTGCGAGGTAGGGCTTATCCACGACGAAAAACATCTGTAATAGTCATGATCCCAAGAGATGTCTCACTGTCGATACTCCAGGAAGTCCCGAACGAATCTTCGATCACATGGGTGACAAAGAACTATTCGATCCCGCGCGAAACCCGGAAAAACTCTTCGATCCTGCGTGAGACCCGGAATGACTCTTCGATCCCGCGTGAGACCCGGAATGACTCATCGACCCCGCGTGAGACCCGGAATGACTCATCGATCACACGAGAGACACCAAACAACGCTTTAATCACAAGGGATACCCCGAACGACTCTTCGATCTCGCGCGAAACCCCAAACGACTCTTCGATCACGCGCGGGACCCCGAACGACTTTACGATCACGCGCGAGACCCCGAACGACTCTTCGATCCCGCACAAGATCCTACACGACACTTGGATCCCGCGTGAGATCACGCACGACTCTTCGATCCCGCGCGAGACCCCGGACGACTCTTCTATCCCGTGCGAGACCTCGAACGACACTTCGATTCCGCGAGAAGTCATGAACGATACTTGGATCTCGCATGAGATCCCTAACGACTCGGACTCCTCGAACCCTAACAACTCTTCTATCCCGTGGAAGATCACGAACGACTCTTCGATACGACGAAAAACTCCGAGCGTCTCATCGTTTCCGAGAGACGAAGTGGAACAAGTTAAAGAATCTAAATATGTGCGAGGACTGTTTGATAGAGGAAGACGGCGAACGATCAAACAAGAGATCAAGACATTTCGCATATTCCTGGTTGTCATTGGTGTTTTCGTGGCTTGTTGGACGCCTTTTTTcgtggtgatgctgatgggAATATTTTCGCCTGTGTCGGGTTTTGTTCTGTACATCACTATCGTCTTGACGTATTGTAATAGTGCGTTGAACTCGCTTATTTACGGAGTGCTCAGTCGCAACTGTAGACGTGCAATGCGATCTAGCATCTCCCTAAAGCGATGGAAATCAATGTAGTTGTTACCATGGTGATTATCGTTAGAGATACGCACAAGGCAGCCGCTGCGTGCACAGGGGGATGTGCGTTTCCCTCCCTCCCACGGCGGCCAAATagctggtcatttcttattacgGAATCTTTTCTGAAACCTATGACCTCGCAGCCCCTCAgtcaatcctgggaacgcgcctgGTAGGCCACCACTCTCACGACTATTCAAAAACTTGAGagaacagggccgtagcagggttGGGGACTGGGGAAaaaattgtattgtattaGGAAATGACTAGTAAGGGCGTGGCTGGggactgggggcacgtgccccaaaATATTGTATTAGGAAATGACTAGTAAGGGCTTGGCTGTGCCacctatattttcttaatgtcccccccccccccctaatcaTTTTGAGGCCTGCTGCGGCACTGGTATAATTATCAGCATGGTGACAGACATCCTCCTCCTCTACTGTTATTGTTGTATCAACCGACCGGGTTAACATTCCCTGCTatcagaggcctcttttctctgtatttcgctgggctggagttcgcgaggaaaagatacctctgccatgggtcgaaactgtttctgttgcgcatgcgtgagcgttaataagcgaccgacgtgccaaaacccgtaccatcgcgcgaaagctgtcaatatgctttgcatgggtttagtcggaaatcatgaatcaaactccggttagttctcctcttcgaaaaaagaaaacaactgttcaatttcaatcacctaaaacgtcactaaaaag
Protein-coding regions in this window:
- the LOC5503614 gene encoding alpha-2A adrenergic receptor; protein product: MECANCSFNSSTKIPLTFAEVIGKPQVALMFVFLTFLMLWILVGNFLVVWTVYVTRRMHFAAFYFVASLSVADFLVGLLVLPISIAYHLIYEMKGQWTFGLHTCNFWLFANFWFCSASVFNLCLVSWDRYVAVTSPLHYQTRMCEERVVKLIAGNWAWSLVLAGCLIIGFHFSQQRVICSVKGIDPEILLVAVITMFILPCIFLVFVNLKVWFITRRHHHQIGISKTLELSCTTRYPESIPQENPRKWSIPRDTCELGRLSKRSLRGRAYPRRKTSVIVMIPRDVSLSILQEVPNESSITWVTKNYSIPRETRKNSSILRETRNDSSIPRETRNDSSTPRETRNDSSITRETPNNALITRDTPNDSSISRETPNDSSITRGTPNDFTITRETPNDSSIPHKILHDTWIPREITHDSSIPRETPDDSSIPCETSNDTSIPREVMNDTWISHEIPNDSDSSNPNNSSIPWKITNDSSIRRKTPSVSSFPRDEVEQVKESKYVRGLFDRGRRRTIKQEIKTFRIFLVVIGVFVACWTPFFVVMLMGIFSPVSGFVLYITIVLTYCNSALNSLIYGVLSRNCRRAMRSSISLKRWKSM